Proteins from one Phyllobacterium zundukense genomic window:
- a CDS encoding LysR family transcriptional regulator — MNLRQLRYFITVARLGSFTAAARILNVSQPALGYQLKLLEDELGVILLQRHSRGVRTTEAGRTLIETGTKALEAFAEAERSVAHFGEPNSKRISLGVAPTPGRALLPELLPLATGAGDVLHIVVQQGMSDELIDAMTREELDAALCYDPPDLPHIRVVPLYKEYLYLVGLNGVASNTDNTVPFDRLSEFPLVLDGKVRPIRRLIDEIATSRQTKLDLIEVEPANVKREIIMHHGRSTIVPYGLFLDEIREQRVTARRITDPQLERTVALVLHQSLSANTAHLLEALIRPLVMRIVEGGELGWRNPDIPPS; from the coding sequence ATGAACCTTCGTCAGCTTCGGTATTTTATTACAGTCGCACGCCTTGGCAGTTTCACTGCGGCGGCACGAATTCTCAACGTGTCCCAACCTGCGCTCGGATACCAGTTAAAGCTCCTGGAGGACGAACTTGGGGTGATCTTGCTCCAACGGCACTCTCGTGGCGTGCGCACCACGGAAGCAGGGCGCACCCTGATTGAGACTGGAACCAAGGCATTGGAGGCCTTCGCGGAAGCAGAGCGCTCTGTCGCGCATTTTGGCGAACCCAACAGCAAGCGCATCTCATTGGGCGTTGCACCAACACCAGGCCGTGCTTTGCTGCCCGAACTGTTGCCGCTGGCTACAGGAGCCGGAGATGTGCTGCACATTGTTGTCCAGCAGGGAATGAGCGACGAGCTCATCGACGCCATGACCCGGGAGGAGCTGGATGCGGCGCTATGCTACGACCCGCCAGATCTGCCGCATATTCGCGTCGTTCCTCTCTATAAGGAATACCTCTATCTTGTCGGCTTGAACGGCGTGGCATCCAACACGGACAACACCGTGCCATTCGACAGGCTGTCGGAATTCCCATTGGTGCTCGACGGAAAGGTCAGACCGATCAGGCGGCTGATTGATGAGATCGCCACGAGCAGACAGACAAAGCTAGACCTGATCGAGGTGGAACCTGCCAATGTGAAACGCGAAATTATCATGCATCATGGCCGCAGCACCATCGTGCCATACGGCCTGTTTTTGGATGAGATACGTGAACAGCGCGTCACGGCGCGCCGCATCACGGATCCTCAACTGGAGCGCACCGTCGCGCTTGTCCTTCACCAATCATTGTCCGCGAACACCGCCCACTTGCTTGAAGCGCTGATCCGCCCGCTTGTTATGCGAATTGTTGAGGGCGGTGAACTCGGTTGGCGAAATCCAGACATTCCGCCAAGCTGA
- a CDS encoding amidohydrolase family protein — protein MQYIDAFNHFFPKALWERIQSLEGAGKDIGKRMQGVPCIYDLDTRFRVMDEFENYTQIISLGMPPLEAMGDGQTALDLARIGNDGQAELVSKYPDRFAGFVAALPMDTPEAAAREAERSFTELGANGIQIHSNVNGAPLDEERFFQVFEVCAKHGKPVLLHPSRNASMPDYATETKSKYEIWWTFGWPYETSAAMARLVFSGFMDRLPELKVVAHHMGAMVPFFEGRVGPGWDQLGKRTSDEDLTLVLKRLKKRPLDYFKDFYADTAVFGSKAATLCGLEFYGSDRVLFASDSPFDPEKGPGYIRDTLRILNSLDLNKEEMEKICFRNSQVLFGLKG, from the coding sequence ATGCAATACATCGACGCGTTCAATCATTTCTTCCCGAAAGCTCTTTGGGAGCGCATTCAGTCCCTTGAGGGCGCCGGTAAGGACATCGGCAAGCGGATGCAAGGCGTCCCGTGCATATATGATCTCGATACGCGTTTCCGGGTAATGGACGAATTCGAAAATTATACGCAGATCATTTCACTCGGAATGCCACCGCTGGAAGCGATGGGTGATGGCCAGACGGCATTGGACCTGGCCCGGATTGGCAATGACGGCCAAGCCGAACTCGTCAGCAAATATCCTGATCGCTTCGCAGGCTTTGTCGCTGCATTGCCGATGGATACTCCGGAGGCCGCGGCCCGCGAAGCAGAACGTTCGTTTACGGAACTCGGCGCGAACGGAATTCAGATACATTCCAACGTCAACGGCGCGCCGCTCGACGAGGAACGCTTCTTCCAGGTTTTTGAAGTCTGCGCGAAACACGGCAAACCGGTCTTGCTGCATCCTTCACGTAACGCTTCGATGCCCGACTATGCAACAGAGACCAAGTCGAAATATGAGATATGGTGGACATTTGGCTGGCCTTACGAGACCAGTGCGGCGATGGCTCGTCTGGTATTTTCCGGCTTCATGGACCGTCTGCCCGAACTCAAAGTCGTAGCACACCATATGGGCGCCATGGTGCCATTTTTTGAAGGCCGTGTTGGCCCCGGTTGGGACCAGCTTGGTAAGCGGACAAGCGATGAGGATCTTACCCTGGTGCTCAAGCGACTGAAGAAACGTCCTCTCGACTATTTCAAGGACTTCTACGCAGATACCGCAGTTTTCGGTTCCAAGGCCGCGACGCTTTGTGGCTTGGAGTTTTATGGAAGCGACCGCGTGCTGTTCGCCTCGGATTCACCTTTCGATCCCGAAAAAGGTCCGGGCTATATCCGCGATACGTTGAGGATTCTCAATTCGCTAGACCTCAATAAGGAGGAAATGGAGAAAATCTGCTTCCGCAACTCTCAGGTACTGTTCGGTCTAAAGGGTTAG
- a CDS encoding ABC transporter substrate-binding protein has protein sequence MLRSWMRIFYSLVLAGGLMTNSAQSFAADSVSIGLTNASSDIALFIADAKGFFKEEDITPNFVAFDSAAKMIAPLGAGQLDVGGGAASSGLYNAIERGVGLKIVADKARNAPGFGFQSFLVRKALVDDGSVKTIADLKGRKVATVAQASSDASVLNEGLKSAGLGYGDVDKVYLGFPQQFVAYQNGAIDASITTEPTVSAILAAGTAVQLTSNDTFYPNAQTAVILYGQAFAEGKPDVAKRFMKAYVQAVRYYNDALANGKIAGKNGEDVVAIMAKYSTVKDPAVIRKMTAHAVDPNGSVNVDSLKKDWTFFKEQKQINGNVQVDQVVDLSFVNEAASELGPYKAAH, from the coding sequence GTGTTGAGATCATGGATGCGTATCTTCTATTCGCTGGTACTAGCCGGCGGACTGATGACCAATTCCGCGCAGTCATTTGCAGCCGACAGCGTATCCATCGGCCTCACGAATGCGAGCAGCGACATTGCACTCTTTATCGCTGACGCCAAGGGCTTCTTCAAGGAAGAGGATATCACTCCAAATTTTGTGGCTTTCGATTCCGCGGCAAAGATGATCGCACCTTTGGGTGCGGGGCAACTCGATGTCGGTGGCGGAGCGGCATCTTCGGGTCTCTACAACGCCATCGAGCGTGGCGTCGGTTTGAAGATAGTCGCCGATAAGGCACGCAATGCACCCGGTTTCGGCTTTCAATCGTTCCTCGTGCGCAAAGCACTCGTTGACGACGGGTCTGTTAAAACCATCGCCGACCTTAAGGGACGCAAGGTGGCAACCGTTGCGCAGGCCAGCAGTGATGCATCCGTTTTGAACGAGGGACTGAAAAGTGCCGGGCTCGGATATGGCGACGTGGACAAGGTCTATCTGGGCTTTCCTCAACAGTTTGTCGCCTATCAAAACGGCGCTATCGACGCGAGCATAACAACCGAGCCTACCGTATCGGCAATTCTGGCCGCTGGGACCGCCGTACAATTGACGAGCAATGATACGTTTTATCCGAACGCTCAAACTGCAGTTATTCTTTACGGTCAGGCCTTCGCAGAGGGCAAACCGGACGTCGCCAAGCGCTTTATGAAGGCTTATGTCCAAGCCGTTCGCTACTACAACGACGCGCTGGCCAACGGTAAAATTGCAGGCAAGAACGGTGAAGACGTTGTTGCTATCATGGCGAAATATTCCACCGTCAAGGATCCTGCCGTTATCCGGAAAATGACGGCCCATGCCGTGGATCCGAATGGGTCCGTCAATGTCGACAGCCTGAAGAAGGATTGGACATTCTTCAAGGAGCAAAAACAGATCAACGGCAACGTGCAAGTCGATCAAGTGGTCGATCTAAGCTTCGTCAATGAGGCTGCCAGCGAACTTGGTCCCTACAAGGCGGCTCACTGA
- a CDS encoding ABC transporter substrate-binding protein yields the protein MIEKVNRTIVCSLLMIFLSTGAAWAADVVKVGTVASTGEFILNVAQGKGYFEEEGIEPAYTFFDSAAKAIAPLGTGQIDVAGGAVSAGLFNAIERDIAIRIIADRTSVAPGFGFHGIVVRKDLAGTEVKSIADLKGRKIAIVARGSSTESILNEAMKSAGLAYKDVEVVYLPFPQQAAALASKAVDAVIATEPYLTPMLNQNLGVLLASTDKYYPNAQIGELMFSENFASTRKDVGVRFAKAYIRAIRDFRNAFGPEGRLDGPGSDEIVALIIKYSGTKDEKLLRSIKLPAVNIDGRVNSESIQKDWQFFKDQGLIKGGVTPDKIIDNSFVEEALKELGPAQKNPG from the coding sequence ATGATTGAAAAAGTTAACCGCACTATCGTTTGCTCATTGCTGATGATTTTCTTGTCGACCGGCGCAGCCTGGGCTGCTGACGTCGTCAAAGTAGGGACCGTTGCCTCGACCGGCGAATTCATTCTGAATGTTGCGCAGGGCAAGGGATATTTCGAGGAGGAGGGCATCGAGCCCGCCTATACTTTCTTCGACTCGGCAGCCAAAGCTATCGCTCCGCTCGGCACCGGGCAGATCGATGTCGCCGGCGGGGCGGTATCGGCAGGGCTGTTTAATGCGATCGAGCGCGACATAGCAATCCGGATTATCGCAGACCGAACATCGGTCGCCCCTGGTTTCGGCTTCCATGGCATCGTCGTGCGAAAAGACCTTGCGGGCACGGAGGTCAAGTCGATCGCTGATCTGAAGGGAAGGAAGATCGCGATTGTCGCTCGCGGCAGCAGCACAGAATCCATCCTCAACGAAGCAATGAAGAGTGCTGGTCTGGCCTACAAGGACGTGGAGGTCGTGTATCTGCCTTTCCCGCAGCAAGCAGCCGCATTGGCAAGCAAGGCGGTGGATGCCGTGATTGCGACCGAGCCTTATCTCACTCCGATGCTGAACCAGAATCTCGGCGTCCTTCTGGCTTCGACCGACAAATATTATCCCAACGCCCAAATCGGTGAGCTCATGTTCAGCGAAAACTTTGCCAGCACGCGCAAGGATGTCGGAGTGCGATTTGCCAAGGCCTATATCCGGGCAATTCGTGATTTCCGAAACGCCTTCGGTCCTGAGGGGCGCCTCGATGGCCCGGGATCCGATGAGATCGTCGCCTTGATCATAAAGTACTCCGGCACGAAGGATGAAAAGCTCTTGCGGAGTATCAAACTTCCCGCGGTGAACATCGATGGCCGGGTCAATAGCGAGAGCATCCAGAAGGATTGGCAGTTCTTCAAAGATCAGGGCCTGATCAAAGGGGGCGTTACCCCTGACAAGATCATCGACAATTCATTCGTCGAAGAGGCGCTCAAAGAACTCGGACCAGCGCAAAAGAACCCAGGTTAG
- a CDS encoding ABC transporter ATP-binding protein: MIQALAKKATVRDDVATESRERPAIRIKGLSKRFGSFTAVDNVTIDIARGEFFMIVGPSGCGKTTLLRILAGLEAPTDGSIDVSVEAGSQRPVNSMVFQGDTIFPWMTVWDNAAYGLKMRRAPQAQIKEVVGHYLDRTGLLKFADAYPHQLSGGMKQRVSIARAFANDPEILLMDEPFSALDAQNKLLLQEELLRIWEENKKTVLFITHDVDEAVKLGDRIMVMTAQPGRVKTVVPVSLARPRDVLELQQNPEFGKLVHQIWSSLREEVQRARELDEAKGVLK, encoded by the coding sequence ATGATTCAAGCATTGGCCAAGAAAGCGACTGTACGAGACGATGTTGCAACGGAGTCTCGAGAACGGCCTGCAATCCGGATCAAGGGCCTGAGCAAAAGGTTCGGATCCTTCACGGCCGTAGACAATGTCACCATCGATATTGCTCGCGGAGAATTCTTTATGATCGTCGGCCCATCGGGCTGCGGAAAGACAACTTTGTTGCGCATCCTCGCGGGTCTGGAAGCACCAACCGACGGCAGCATCGATGTAAGTGTCGAGGCGGGATCGCAGCGGCCAGTCAACTCCATGGTGTTCCAGGGCGATACGATCTTTCCGTGGATGACGGTGTGGGACAACGCGGCATACGGATTGAAGATGCGCCGGGCGCCGCAAGCCCAGATCAAGGAAGTCGTCGGCCACTATCTGGACCGGACCGGGTTGTTGAAATTTGCGGACGCCTATCCGCATCAACTTTCCGGCGGCATGAAACAGCGCGTTTCGATTGCGCGTGCTTTCGCCAATGATCCCGAGATATTGCTGATGGACGAGCCATTTTCAGCTTTGGATGCGCAGAACAAATTACTGCTTCAGGAAGAATTGCTGCGTATCTGGGAGGAGAACAAAAAGACCGTTCTTTTCATCACGCATGATGTGGACGAGGCGGTGAAACTTGGCGACCGCATCATGGTTATGACCGCGCAACCCGGACGCGTCAAAACGGTGGTTCCGGTGTCGCTCGCGCGTCCACGTGATGTTCTGGAACTTCAACAGAACCCCGAGTTTGGCAAACTGGTGCATCAGATCTGGTCGAGCCTGCGTGAAGAAGTTCAACGGGCACGCGAGCTCGATGAAGCAAAGGGAGTGCTAAAATGA
- a CDS encoding ABC transporter permease produces the protein MSAHIEADTARPTRSWKLSENTRDRVISVASPVLLLLVWEIAARTGLIDTRFFPAPSSIFETLVTLSSTGELWQHTAASLQRLFIGFLVGGIPALILGIIMGLSRPVRAVFDPLISATYPIPKSSILPLALLIFGLGEGSKIFMVAVGVFFPVAINATAGVREINKIYLDVGRNFKAGRWDTFRTIALPGALPVIMTGIKLGVGMGLVLIAIAEMMGAKSGLGYMIWAAWETFSVEQMYVGLFVIAIIGFVLTLVLNEIEKRLVPWKR, from the coding sequence ATGAGCGCTCATATCGAAGCAGATACCGCCCGCCCGACCCGATCCTGGAAACTCAGCGAAAACACTCGTGATCGCGTCATCAGCGTAGCGTCGCCGGTTCTTCTCCTTCTAGTATGGGAGATAGCTGCACGCACAGGATTGATCGACACGCGCTTCTTTCCAGCGCCTTCGAGCATCTTCGAGACGCTTGTCACGCTGAGCAGTACCGGTGAACTTTGGCAGCACACCGCTGCCAGCCTGCAACGGTTGTTCATCGGCTTTCTGGTGGGTGGCATACCTGCGCTGATTCTCGGGATAATCATGGGGCTCAGCCGCCCCGTACGCGCTGTGTTCGATCCTTTGATTTCCGCCACTTATCCAATTCCGAAAAGCTCCATTTTACCGCTAGCACTGCTGATCTTCGGGTTGGGCGAGGGCTCCAAGATTTTCATGGTAGCGGTAGGTGTGTTCTTTCCCGTCGCGATCAATGCAACGGCCGGTGTGCGCGAGATCAACAAGATCTATCTGGATGTCGGACGCAATTTCAAAGCCGGCCGTTGGGATACGTTTCGGACAATCGCGTTGCCAGGAGCGCTGCCTGTGATCATGACCGGGATAAAGCTCGGCGTTGGCATGGGTTTGGTCCTGATTGCAATCGCAGAGATGATGGGTGCAAAAAGCGGCCTCGGCTACATGATCTGGGCAGCCTGGGAAACGTTCTCCGTCGAACAAATGTATGTAGGTCTCTTCGTGATCGCGATCATCGGTTTCGTTTTGACATTGGTGCTCAACGAGATCGAAAAACGTCTCGTCCCCTGGAAGCGCTAA
- a CDS encoding class II aldolase/adducin family protein — MDRHALIEELVTANHILANENVLDSFGHVSIRNPDNPDRFFLSRARAPAIIEAADIMEFTLEGVSVGAEPGKPYSERFIHAGIYEARPEINAVVHNHSPSVIPFTVTSKKLRPLMHMCAPIGDEIPTWDIRTKFGDCTNLLVTDLAMGRDLAACLGDRTVTLMRGHGSTVAARSIREVVFTSVYMELNADMQMKAMAMGDVDYLSEGEIAAIKRGRAGYTFERGWENWCNRVGRPYVPGSREFGEGFSRTDPRG; from the coding sequence ATGGATCGGCACGCCCTTATCGAGGAACTGGTCACAGCGAACCATATTCTCGCAAATGAGAATGTATTGGATTCGTTTGGTCATGTGAGCATCCGGAATCCTGATAATCCCGATCGCTTTTTTCTGTCGCGAGCGCGAGCGCCTGCAATCATCGAAGCTGCGGACATCATGGAGTTCACACTTGAAGGAGTAAGCGTTGGGGCCGAACCCGGCAAACCATACTCCGAGCGCTTTATTCATGCGGGCATCTATGAAGCACGGCCGGAGATAAATGCCGTTGTTCATAACCACAGTCCCAGCGTCATTCCCTTTACGGTGACGAGCAAAAAGCTTCGTCCGCTCATGCATATGTGCGCGCCCATTGGCGATGAGATTCCAACATGGGATATTCGCACCAAGTTCGGTGATTGCACCAATCTTCTGGTGACTGATCTGGCAATGGGGCGCGATCTTGCGGCCTGTCTCGGCGATCGGACCGTGACGCTGATGAGGGGGCACGGCAGCACCGTGGCTGCCCGTTCCATTCGCGAGGTTGTGTTCACCTCCGTTTACATGGAACTCAACGCGGACATGCAGATGAAGGCGATGGCCATGGGGGATGTGGATTATCTCTCCGAGGGCGAGATTGCTGCAATCAAACGCGGAAGAGCAGGCTACACGTTCGAGCGCGGTTGGGAGAACTGGTGCAACCGCGTGGGTCGGCCTTATGTCCCGGGCAGCCGGGAATTCGGTGAAGGCTTTTCACGCACTGATCCGCGCGGTTGA
- a CDS encoding gluconokinase — MIRLVVMGVSGSGKSSVGRAIAAALELPFVEGDTLHPPANVEKMASGIPLTDEDRWPWLDKIGAELAKAQKGVVVSCSALKKSYRDRLRQEAGGPLGFIFLDGSLEVLRDHMSKRTGHFMPLSMLDSQLATLERPTGEPFVLRQNVEYRVDEIAAASVEWVKAYRW; from the coding sequence ATGATCCGGCTTGTCGTCATGGGAGTCAGCGGCTCCGGCAAATCCTCCGTCGGACGTGCCATAGCGGCCGCTCTGGAGTTGCCATTTGTCGAGGGTGATACGCTGCATCCTCCGGCCAATGTAGAGAAAATGGCATCGGGCATTCCGCTCACCGACGAAGACCGCTGGCCGTGGCTAGACAAGATCGGCGCGGAATTGGCGAAGGCCCAAAAAGGTGTCGTTGTTTCGTGTTCAGCCCTGAAAAAATCTTACCGAGACCGGTTAAGGCAGGAAGCGGGCGGGCCACTCGGCTTCATCTTTCTCGATGGAAGTTTAGAGGTCTTGCGTGATCATATGAGCAAGCGAACGGGGCACTTCATGCCCCTGTCCATGCTTGACAGCCAACTCGCAACGCTCGAACGACCAACGGGAGAGCCATTTGTGTTGCGACAAAATGTTGAGTATCGAGTCGATGAGATCGCAGCAGCAAGCGTCGAATGGGTAAAAGCGTACCGTTGGTAG
- a CDS encoding SDR family oxidoreductase, protein MSYPLFNLEGRLALITGSSQGIGFAIAKGLAAHGAAVVINGRDGAKVDAAVAELRGDGYTVHGSDFDVTDLQAVKAGVDKIEAEIGALDILVNNAGMQFRAPLEDFPEDKWQLLLQTNISSVFYAGQSVAKHMIKRGRGKIINIASVQSELARPSIAPYTATKGAVRNLTRGMCTDWAKYGLQVNAIAPGYFKTPLNQALVDNPDFSSWLEKRTPSGRWGNVEELIGAAVFLASNASSFVNGQIIHVDGGITASL, encoded by the coding sequence ATGTCCTATCCGCTGTTTAACCTCGAAGGACGACTGGCTCTCATCACGGGATCCAGCCAGGGTATCGGTTTTGCAATCGCCAAAGGATTGGCGGCCCATGGGGCTGCGGTGGTGATCAATGGCCGGGACGGGGCAAAAGTGGACGCAGCGGTCGCTGAGCTAAGAGGGGATGGCTACACCGTCCATGGTTCTGACTTCGACGTCACTGATCTGCAAGCGGTCAAGGCGGGTGTCGACAAGATCGAGGCCGAAATCGGTGCGCTTGATATTCTTGTCAACAATGCGGGGATGCAATTCAGAGCACCGCTCGAAGACTTTCCTGAGGACAAGTGGCAGCTATTGCTGCAGACCAATATCTCAAGCGTCTTTTATGCGGGCCAAAGCGTGGCAAAGCACATGATCAAACGCGGACGAGGCAAGATCATCAACATTGCTTCGGTACAAAGCGAACTCGCCCGTCCCTCCATCGCTCCCTATACCGCAACGAAGGGCGCAGTCCGCAATCTCACCCGTGGCATGTGCACTGACTGGGCAAAGTATGGTCTGCAAGTCAATGCGATCGCACCGGGCTATTTCAAGACGCCGCTCAATCAGGCGTTGGTCGACAATCCCGACTTTTCATCCTGGCTGGAGAAGCGCACGCCATCCGGACGTTGGGGTAATGTCGAGGAACTGATTGGTGCTGCCGTTTTTCTCGCCAGCAACGCTTCTTCGTTCGTCAATGGCCAGATTATCCATGTCGACGGCGGAATTACAGCGTCGCTATGA
- a CDS encoding aldehyde dehydrogenase family protein gives MTLHQNLINGEWAGGDAIPNINPSNTNDVVGQYARATAEDTQSAIAAAKAAFPAWSRSGILERHAILRKTADEITARKDELGRLLSREEGKTLPEGIGETLRAAQIFDFFAGEVLRLAGEVLPSARPNIGVEITREPVGVVGIITPWNFPIAIPAWKIAPALAYGNTVVFKPAELVPGCSWAIVDILHRAGLPKGVLNLVMGKGSVVGQTILDSADVNAITFTGSVGTGKRVAAASVEHMRKFQLEMGGKNPFVVLDDADLTVAVEAAVNSGFFSTGQRCTASSRIIVTEGIHDRFVGAMTERLKSVVVDDALKAGTHIGPVVDASQLKQDEDYIAIGQKEGARLAFGGERLTRDSPGFYLQPALFTEATNQMRISREEIFGPVASVIRVKDYEEALHTANDTPFGLSSGIATTSLKYATHFKRNAEAGMVMVNLPTAGVDFHVPFGGRKGSSYGPREQGKYAAEFYTIVKTAYTLA, from the coding sequence ATGACATTGCACCAGAATCTGATCAACGGCGAATGGGCCGGTGGCGACGCCATTCCCAATATCAATCCGTCGAACACCAATGACGTTGTTGGTCAATACGCACGCGCCACCGCTGAAGATACTCAGAGCGCAATCGCAGCTGCAAAGGCGGCTTTCCCCGCGTGGTCGCGCTCCGGCATCCTCGAACGCCATGCCATTCTCCGCAAGACAGCTGACGAGATTACGGCGCGCAAGGATGAGCTTGGGAGATTGTTGTCACGCGAGGAAGGCAAAACGTTGCCCGAGGGCATCGGCGAGACGCTCCGCGCCGCACAAATATTCGATTTTTTTGCGGGGGAGGTCCTGCGGCTAGCCGGTGAAGTGCTTCCGAGCGCCCGCCCCAACATCGGCGTTGAAATAACACGCGAGCCGGTCGGTGTAGTCGGCATCATCACCCCTTGGAATTTTCCGATTGCCATCCCGGCCTGGAAGATCGCTCCGGCACTCGCTTACGGCAACACGGTGGTTTTCAAGCCGGCCGAACTTGTGCCGGGTTGTTCCTGGGCAATCGTCGATATCCTGCATCGTGCCGGACTGCCGAAGGGCGTTCTCAACCTCGTGATGGGCAAAGGTTCGGTCGTTGGTCAGACGATTCTCGATAGCGCGGACGTCAACGCCATTACGTTCACCGGATCGGTGGGTACGGGCAAGCGGGTTGCTGCGGCGTCAGTGGAGCACATGCGCAAGTTCCAACTGGAAATGGGTGGCAAGAATCCGTTTGTGGTTCTGGATGATGCCGATTTGACTGTTGCTGTGGAAGCGGCGGTCAACAGCGGCTTCTTCTCGACAGGCCAACGGTGCACGGCCTCGTCGCGTATCATTGTCACCGAGGGGATCCATGACCGGTTCGTTGGAGCGATGACCGAACGCCTGAAGAGCGTTGTGGTCGACGATGCCTTGAAGGCGGGAACGCATATTGGCCCTGTTGTCGATGCGAGTCAGCTCAAGCAGGATGAAGACTATATCGCCATTGGTCAGAAAGAGGGTGCAAGGCTCGCTTTTGGTGGTGAGCGGTTGACCCGCGATAGTCCCGGTTTCTACTTGCAGCCGGCGCTTTTTACCGAAGCTACCAACCAGATGCGCATTTCACGCGAGGAGATATTCGGGCCTGTGGCTAGTGTGATCCGTGTCAAGGACTACGAGGAGGCGCTACATACGGCCAACGACACGCCGTTCGGTCTTTCCTCGGGCATTGCCACGACCAGTCTGAAATACGCAACGCATTTCAAGCGGAATGCCGAGGCTGGAATGGTCATGGTAAACCTGCCAACAGCGGGTGTCGATTTCCACGTGCCCTTTGGTGGACGCAAGGGATCGAGCTACGGTCCGCGCGAGCAGGGCAAATATGCCGCCGAGTTCTACACTATCGTAAAGACTGCTTACACACTCGCGTAA
- a CDS encoding WD40 repeat domain-containing protein yields MPTIAPLDLAGHCIDARFIKDVPFFALADGTIHRLDNGHKVTEAHDGLLCAVPSFDGKSLLTGGEDGRICATGLNGQAVELNIIPRKWMTALAAAPNGAIAFASGRSAWVKLADGTVREILHERSVEGIAFAPKGFRLAVARYNGVTLHWPATNGAPSELEWKGAHVSVIFSPDNRFLVTSMQENALHGWRLEDNRHMRMTGYPNKVKSWSWSAKGKWLATSGAPAAIIWPFSGKDGPMGKAPLELGTRGDSLVTAVACHPVEEIVAIGYSDGMILVGRFGDQKEVLLRRGGKSAMSTMNWDTSGHRLVFGTEAGDCGVIDITA; encoded by the coding sequence ATGCCGACCATTGCCCCGCTTGATCTTGCCGGCCATTGCATTGACGCGCGCTTCATCAAGGATGTCCCGTTCTTTGCATTGGCCGATGGTACGATACACCGCCTCGACAATGGCCATAAGGTCACGGAAGCCCATGACGGGTTGCTTTGTGCCGTGCCTTCGTTTGACGGCAAGTCGCTCCTGACCGGCGGTGAGGATGGTCGAATCTGTGCGACTGGCTTGAACGGCCAGGCGGTAGAATTAAACATCATCCCGCGCAAATGGATGACGGCCTTGGCGGCAGCGCCAAATGGTGCGATTGCCTTTGCGTCGGGACGGTCGGCATGGGTAAAGTTGGCCGATGGTACAGTTCGCGAAATTCTGCATGAGCGCAGCGTCGAAGGTATAGCCTTTGCCCCCAAAGGATTTCGGTTGGCTGTCGCCCGTTATAATGGCGTAACCCTGCATTGGCCCGCAACGAACGGCGCTCCGTCCGAGCTTGAATGGAAAGGTGCGCACGTCTCTGTCATTTTTTCACCGGACAATCGTTTTCTCGTCACCTCGATGCAAGAGAACGCCCTGCACGGATGGCGTCTTGAGGACAATCGCCATATGCGCATGACCGGTTATCCCAACAAGGTGAAGAGCTGGTCCTGGAGCGCGAAAGGCAAATGGCTGGCCACATCGGGTGCCCCCGCCGCCATCATTTGGCCCTTCTCCGGAAAAGATGGCCCAATGGGCAAGGCACCTCTTGAGCTTGGAACACGCGGCGATAGCCTGGTCACCGCCGTTGCCTGTCATCCGGTCGAAGAAATCGTGGCGATCGGCTACTCGGATGGGATGATTCTGGTCGGCCGTTTCGGCGATCAGAAAGAAGTTCTCCTGCGCCGTGGCGGTAAAAGCGCTATGTCCACGATGAACTGGGACACAAGCGGCCACAGATTGGTATTCGGCACAGAAGCTGGTGATTGTGGCGTGATCGATATTACCGCATGA